The Ciconia boyciana chromosome 26, ASM3463844v1, whole genome shotgun sequence nucleotide sequence agtatcctcccttcccccagtatccccactcccccagtatccccactcccccagtatccccactccccagcatccccacttccccccagtatccccactcccccagtatccccactccccagcatccccacccccagtatccccactcccccagtatccccactcccccagcatccccactccCCAgtatcctcccttcccccagcatccccactcccccagcatccccactcccccagtatccccactccccccagcatccccactcccccagtatcctcccttcccccagtatccccactcccccagtatccccactcccccagcatccccactcccccagtatcctcccttccccagcatccccactccccagcatccccactcccccagtatccccactcccccagtatccccactcccccagcatcctcccttcccccagtatcctcccttcccccagtatccccactcccccagcatccccactcccccagtatcctcccttcccccagcatccccactccccagtatccccactccccagcatccccactcccccagtatcctcccttcccccagcatccccactccCCAGTATCCCCACTCCCCAgtatcctcccttcccccagcatccccactcccccagcatccccactcccccagtatcctcccttccccagcatccccactcccccagcatTCCCCACTCCCCAgtatcctcccttcccccagcatccccactccCCAGTATCCCCACTCCAGTATCCCCATTCCCCAgtatcctcccttcccccagcatccccactccccagtatccccactcccccagtatccccatccccagtatccccactcccccagcatcctcccttcccccagcatccccactcccccagtatccccactccccagcatccccactccCCAGTATCCTCCCCAGCAAGCCGGGGTGCTGGCCGGGTGGCCAGGACGAAGTTCCTCCCCCGGGGGCAGCCGCTTTGTGCCCCCCATTTGCGAAGCCCCTTCCCAGCACTCCCAGTGCCCCGCACTGGGCTCGCTGGGGCTGAGCGGGTGTCCCCAGCTGCCACCCCTTGCTCGGGGACTGCGTCTGTCgcccgggctgggccgggctcTTCTGCAACGAGAGTTGCCCCCGGGTCCTTCGGGGccgcctgcctgcagccctgcctctgcctgcacgGGGGGGCCTGCGACGGGACCACCGGCCTCTGCCGCTGCCCCCCCGGCTACACGGtgcgggggcgcggggggcggggggtgggggtcctggggcaggtcgggggtgggggagatctcggggcgggggggctgggtggtctggggtgggggagtggggggctgggtggttttgggggcAGAGTGGGGggctgggtggtggtgggggcgATTGTGGGGGTCTGGGTGGTTCTGGGGGAGTGTGGGGTCTGGGTGGTCCTGGGGGCAATTGTGGGGGTCTGGGtggtcctggggaggggagagtgGGGGTCTGGGTAGTTCTGGGGGAGCGTGGGGTCTGGGTGGTCCTGGGGGGTGGGAGTGGTGGGGGTCTGGGTCGTCCTGGGGGGCGATTGTGGGGTCTGGGTGGTCCTGGGGGGGAGTGGTGGGGGTCTGGGTGGTCCTGGAGGGCGATTGTGGGGTCTGGGTGGTCCTGGGGGGTGTGGGGTCTGGGTGGTCCTGGGGGCAATTGTGGGGGTCTGGGtggtcctggggaggggagagtgGGGGTCTGGGTAGTTCTGGGGGAGCGTGGGGTCTGGGTGGTTCTGGGGGGAGTGGTGGGGGTCTGGGTCGTCCTGGGGGGCGATTGTGGGGGTCTGGGtggtcctggggaggggagagtgGGGGTCTGGGTGGTCCTGGAGGGCGATTGTGGGGTCTGGGTAGTCCTGGGGGGAGTGTGGGGTCTGGGTGGTCCTGGGGGGCAATTGTGGGGTCTGGGtggtcctggggaggggagaatgGGGGTCTGGGCATCCCTAGGGGAGAGTGGTGAGGGTCTGGGTGGTTCTGGGGAGGAGTCGGGGTCTGGGTGGTCCTGGGGGCAATTGTGGGGTCTGGGTGGTCCTGGGGCAGGACTGGGGGGTCTGGGCATCCCTAGGGGAGAGTGGGGTCTGGGTGGTCCTGGGGGAGCCTGGGGGCTGGGCATCCCTGGGGGGAACACAGGGCTCTGGGCATCCTTGGGGATGGCTCGGGGGCTCTTGTTATCTGTGGGGGCAGTTTCGGGGTCTGGGCATCCCTTGGTGGGGGGGGTCATGGGCGTGTGGGCATCCCTGGGGGCAGCTTGGGGTCCAGGCAACCTCGGGGTTCCcatgggggttttggggtcccccactCTCCCTCCAGCACCAGGATGCCAAGAGGAGGGCCAGGGGGTTCCCCAGGCTTCTGGGTcctttccccagccctgggtgggggtcccggctGCCCTGAGGTCttcacccccccacacaccccccccaggACGAGCACTGctcctccctgtgcccccccgaCACCTTCGGGGTGAACTGCTCGGGgcgctgctcctgccagcacgCCCTCGCCTGCTCCCCCCTCGATGGCTCCTGCCTCTGCAAGGAAGGTGGGTGAACGCCccgggtggggtgggggggtccccatccccgtgcccACCCCCGCCATCCCCCGTATCCCGCAGGCTGGCACGGACCCAACTGCTCGACGCCGTGTCCCGCCGGCGCTTGGGGTCCCGGCTGCAACCGGAGCTGTGAGTGCGCCCATGGGGCTGCCTGTGACCCCCAGAGCGGGACCTGCCGCTGCTCGCCGGGCTGGCAGGgcccccgctgcctgcagccctgcccggTGAGTCCTGCCGGCTGTGCCCGTGCTGCCTGCGCCGGGGTTCGGTGCCACCGTCCCCAGCGCTGACCCCCTGACCTGTCCCCCGTACCCCAGAACGGGACGTTCGGGGTGGGCTGCGGGCAGCGGTGCGACTGCGCCCACGCCGATGGTTGCGATCCGGTGACGGGAGAGTGCCGCTGCCTGCCCGGCTGGACAGGTaagggcggggagggggggggatcCAGGGACGGGACGGACCCCGCTGCCCTCGCAGCCTTTGGCCTTCATCGCTCATCCTCCTCGCAGGGCCGCAGTGCAAGCAGGGCTGCCCCCACGGCTtctggggccggggctgccgcacGCCCTGCTCCTGCCGCAACGGGGCTGCCTGCTCGCCCCTGGACGggtcctgctcctgcaccccagGGTACCGTGGCCCCAACTGCCAGCGCCGTgagtgccccccaccccccccaaaaaaaaaaatcacacgtTGCTCCTAACCCACCCTCCCCGACCCCTGGGCTGAGACCGGGCGCGCTCGTCTCACCCCAGCCTGCCCACCCGGCCGCTACGGCAAGCGCTGCTCCCTGAGCTGCTCCTGCGCCAACGGCTCCTCCTGCCACCCCGCCAACGGCTCCTGCCTCTGCGCCCCGGGCTGGCGTGGGCCCCGCTGCTCCCAGCGTGAGTGGGGGGCcacggggggccggggggcagcgtGGGGAGTGGGGGTGACCCCATCCCTctcgccccctcccctcccctccccagcctgcgcCCCCGGCTCCTGGGGGGACGCCTGCGCCGAGCCCTGCCTGTGCCGCCACGGGGGGACGTGCCACCCCGCCGAGGGGACCTGCCGCTGCCCGGCCGGCTGGACGGGGCCACGCTGCGGAGAAGGTAGGGCCCGGCACGGggacccccctgtccccccccgggGGTCTGCGCCCCCCGGATCCAGcctgggggctcgggggggcaggagagagagagaactgccCAGGGCCATATGGGTTACCCCTACCCAGCTCCGTCCTGGGCAGTATGGAGCTACATGGTCCCAGTATGGAGCTATATGGTCCCAGGCACTATGGGGCTGTATAGTCCCAGTACGGGGCTATGGAGTCCTGGGCACCATGGGGCTATATGGTCCCAGTATGGAGCTATACAGTCCTGGGCACTATGGGGCTATATGGTCCCACTATGGAACTATACAGTCCTGGGCACTATGGGGCTATATGGTCCCACTATGGAACTATACAGTCCTGGGCGCTATGGGGCTATATGGTCCCACTATGGAGCTATACAGTCCTGGGCACTATGGGGCTATATGGTCCCAGTATGGAGCTATACAGTCCTGGGCGCTATGGGGCTATATGGTCCCAGTATGGAGCTATACAGTCCTGGGCGCTATGGGGCTATATGGTCCCACTATGGAGCTATACAGTCCTGGGCACTATGGGGCTATATGGTCCCAGTATGGAGCTATACAGTCCTGGGTGCTATGGGGCTATATGGTCCCACTATGGAGCTATACAGTCCTGGGCACTATGGGGCTATATGGTCCCACTATGGAGCTATACAGTCCTGGGCACTATGGGGCTATATGGTCCCACTATGGAGCTATACAGTCCTGGGCACTATGGGGCTATATGGTCCCACTATGGAGCTATACAGTCTTGGGCACTATGGAGCTATATGGTCCCGCTATGGAACTATACAGTCCTGGGCACTATGGAGCTATATGGTCCCACTATAGAGCTATACAGTCCTGGGCACTATGGGGCTATATGGTCCCAGTATGGAGCTATACAGTCCTGGGCGCTATGGGGCTATATGGTCCCACTATGGAGCTATACAGTCCTGGGCACTATGGGGCTATATGGTCCCAGTATGGAGCTATACAGTCCTGGGCACTATGGGGCTATATGGTCCCAGTATGGAGCTATACGGTCCTGGTATGGAGCTATACAGTCCGAGGCAGTATAGAGCTGTATTGTTCCAGTATGGAGCTATATGGTCCCAGGCAGTATGGAGCTCTATGGTCCCAGTATGGAGCCATACAGTCCCGGGCAGTACGGAGCTGTATGGCCCCCGTATGGAGCCATACGGTCCCGGGCAGTACGGAGCTGTATGGCCCCCGTATGGAGCCATACGGTCCCGGGCAGTATGGCTCtggctcccccaccccctgtgcccccagcctgtccccccGGGACCTTCGGGCTCCAGTGTGACCAGCTCTGCCGCTGTCCCCACAACGCCACCTGCCACCCCGCCAGCGGGGCGTGCCCCTGCGCCCCGGGCAGGATCGGGCCCCACTGTGAGGCCGGTGAGTGGGCGCGGAGCGGGGGGGCCCCACCGGGGTCCCTGCCCCCCCCTAAGgaccctgtccccccccccctcaccccatagggacccccgAGCAGCCCTACACCGTCCTGCCGGCCCCCCCCGCAGCCTacagctccctggggctggtgctCAGCATGGTGGCCCTGGTGGCGTTGCTGGTGGCCGTGGTGGCCGTGGCCCTGTGTTACCATCACCggcagaagggaaaggagagccGGCACCTGGCCGTGGCCTACACGGCGGGACAGACGGACACCTCCGACTACGTGGTGCCAGGTGAGCCTGGCGGCAGGGACGCGGCCCCGGTGGCCCCGCTGGCCGGGCTGACGCCTGTCCCCCCAGATGTGCCACCGAGCCACCACGCGCACTACTACTCCAACCCCAGCTACCACACGCTGTCCCAGTGCGTGCCGCCGGCCACCGGCCCCAGCGCCCAGGACAGAGCCAGCTCCCTCAAGGTACGGCGTGGCGCGGCACGGTGCAGCGTGGCACGGTGTTGCATAATGCGCCGTGGTGCACGCAGCACGGCGTTGCGCGGCGCAGCACGGTGTTGCACGGTGCACCTTGGTGCAGCACGGTACAGCACGGTGTTGCACGGTGCACCGTAGCGTTGCGCGGTGCAGCACGGTGTTGCATGGTACCTCATGGTGTTGCACGGTGCACCGTAGCAGTGCATGGTGCAGCATGGTGTTGCACGGTACAGCATGGTGTTGCACGGTGCACCGTAGCATTACACAGTGTGGCACGGCATTGCACGGTGCAGCACGGTGTTGCATGGTGCGCCATAGCGTTGTGCGGTGCAGCACGGTGTTGCACGGTGCACCGTAGTGTTGCGCGGTGTGGCACGGCGTTGCACGGTGCAGCATGGTGTTGCATGGTGCAGCACGGTCTTGCACGGTGcactgtagcattgcatggtGCAGCACGGTGTTGCACCATAGTGTTGCGCGGTGCAACATGGTGTTGCATGGTGCAGCACAGTGTTGCATGGTGCACCATGGCGTTGCATGGTGCAGCATGGTGTTGCACGGTGCACCGTAGCGTTGCGTGGTGTGGCATGGCGTTGCACGGTGCAGCATGGTGTTGCACGGTGCACTGTAGCATTGCACAGTGCAGCACAGTGTTGCATGGTGCAGCACGGTGTTGCATGGTACAGCATGGTGTTGCACGGTGCACCATAGCATTGCGCGGTGTGGCACGGTGTTGCACGGTGCAGCACGGTCTTGCACGGTGCACTGTAGCGTTGCATGGTGCAGCACAGTGTTGCATGGTGCAGCTCGGTGTTGCATGCTGCACCATAGCGTTGCGTGGTGCAGCACGGTGTTGCATGGTGCAGCATGGTGTTGCACAGTGCACCATAGCATTGCGCGGTGCAGCACGGTGTTGCATGGTGCAGCACGGTGTTGCATGGTGCGCCATAGCGTTGCATGGTGCAGCACGGTGTTGCATGGTGCAGCACGGTGTTGCACCATAGTGTTGTGCGGTGCAGCACGATGTTGCATGGTGCAGCACAGTGTTGCACGGTGCACCATGGCGTTGCATGGTGCAGCACGATGTTGCACGGTACAGCATGGTGTTGCATGGTGCAGCACGGTGTTGCGCGGTGCACCGTAGCGTTGCGCGGTGTGGCATGGCGTTGCAAGGTGCAGCATGGTGTTGCATGGTGCAGCACGGCGTTGCACGGTGCAGCATGGTGTTGCATGGTGCAGCACAGTGTTGCGCGGTGCACCGTAGTGTTGTGTGGTGTGGCATGGTGTTGCACGGTGCAGCATGGCGTTGCATGGTGCAGCACGGTGTTGCGCGGTACAGCATGGCGTTGCATGGTGCAGCACGGTGTTGCATGGTACAGCATGGTGTTGCATGGTGCAGCACGGTGTTGCGCGGTGCAGCATGGCGTTGCATGGTGCAGCACGGTGTTGCGCGGTACAGCATGGCGTTGCATGGTGCAGCCCGGTGTTGCACGGTGCACCGTAGCGTTGTGCGGTGCGGCACGGCGTTGCACGGTGCAGCATGGTCTTGCACGGTGCAGCACGGTGTTGCATGGTACAGCATGGTGTTGCACAGTGCACCATAGCATTGCGCGGTGCAGCACGGTGTTGCACGGTGCACCATAGCGTTGCATGGTGCAGCACGGTGTTGCATGGTGCAGCATGGTGTTGCACCATAGTGTTGTGCGGTGCAGCACGATGTTGCATGGTGCAGCACAGTGTTGCACGGTGCACCATGGCGTTGCATGGTGCAGCACGATGTTGCACGGTGCACCGTAGCGTTGTGCGGTGTGGCATGGTGTTGCACGGTGCAGCATGGTGTTGCGCAGTGCACCGTAGCGTTGCACTGTGTGGTATGGCGTTGCACGGTGCAGCATGGTGTTGCATGGTGCAGCACGGCGTTGCACGGTGCAGCATGGTGTTGCATGGTGCAGCACAGTGTTGCGCGGTGCACCGTAGCGTTGTGCGGTGTGGCATGGTGTTGCACGGTGCAGCATGGTGTTGCATGGTGCAGCACGGCGTTGCAAGGTGCAGCATGGCGTTGCATGGTGCAGCACGGTGTTGCGCGGTGCAGCATGGCGTTGCATGGTGCAGCCCGGTGTTGCGCGGTACACCGTAGCGTTGCGCGGTGCGGCACGGCGTTGCGCAGTGCAgcgtggcacggcacggccTGGCACGGCACCGCGGCCGGGAGCCTCGTGGCCAATCCATCCCCTGTTTGGGCTCCAGGTGCCCGGCACCCAGCTCTTCCCCGGCACGGAGAGACCCTACGGCCCCGATGGCAACGCCACGCTGCCCCCCGACTGGAAGCACCTCGGGGCACCCGCCCTGAGCCCCAGAGGTaaggggggggtgagggggggcaGCTCTCGGGGAGCCGGCGGGGACCTTGGCCAGAGCCGaggggacacctgggtcccctccctgcTTAGGAGCTGCCGGGAAGGTGCTGGGGCGGGTTGGGTGAAGCACCTTCgtgctgggggggcggggggaaggaaggggggacaccTCCAACCTGCCCCCTTGCAGGGGGCAGCTGGACCGGAGCtacagctgcagcctggggacgTACCACGGCAAAGGtatggggtgggatggggaggggaccGGGTGGGGTGGGGTGCGGAAAGGACAGGGAcggggtggggatgggatggggaagagacaGGGGTGGtgtggggaagggctggggatgggagagggctggaatgggatggggatgggatggggaagagacaGGGATGGTgtgggggagggctggggatgggagagggctggaatggggtggggatgggatggggaagagacaGGGATGGtgtggggaagggctggggatgggagagggctggaatggggtggggatgggatgggaaaagggtggggaagggatgggaatGGGATGGGAATAGGATGGGGAAGagacagggatgggatggggatgggcaGGGCTGGATTGAggtggggatgggaggggaaaaggatggggatgggattgggatggggtggggaagggatgggaatGGGATGGGAATAaaatggggatgggatggggaagcAACAGGGATGGAATGGGACGGGGAAAGGACTGGGAtgagatggggatgggatgggcaaGATATAGGGATGGTGTGGGGAAGGactggggctgggacagggctggaatggggtggggaagggatgggcAAGATATAGGGATGGTGTGGGGAAGGACTGGGGCTGGGACGGGGCTGGaatggggtggggaagggatgggaatgggatggggatgggatgggattgGAAAGagacagggatgggatggggatgggcaGGGCTGGAatgaggtggggaggggaagaggcaggaatgggatggggatggggtggggaagagacagggatggggtggggaagggctggggatgggagggggCTGGaatggggtggggatgggatcGGAaaaggatggggatggggtgggggatgggaaaagaatgggatgggatggggaagagacaggaatgggatggggatgggaatgggatgggacagggaaAGGACTGGgttggggtggggaagggctggggctgggacttGCCTGGGACACGGCCGGCCACGGCTGCTCCCTgccgtggggaccccccccaagtccttctccccCAGACCCACCcccggaggggctgggggccagcGCCAGCTCCCTGGCCAGCGAGAGCCCCTACGCCACCATCAAGgagctgcccccccccgccgccaaGGCCCCCGAGGGCAGCTACGTGGAGATGAAATCCCCCGTGGGGCGGGAGATGTCCTACGCCGAGATCGGGCTCCTCGAGGAGCCTCCCCAGGAGGGTAcggcgggggggtcccccagccccggcgaGCCTGGCCGGGGGGGACATGGCTCTGGTGACGGGGGCTGCGTGGCCCTGGGGGGGAATGGCCTCGGTGACGGGGCTGCGTGGCCCTGGGGGGACACAGGCTCAGTGACGGGGGCTGCATGGCCCTGGGGGGACACATGGCCTCAGTGGTGAGGGCTGCATGGCCCTGGGGGGGACACATGGCTCTGGTGACGGGGGCTGCATGGCCCTGGGGGGAACATGGCCTTGGTGACGGGGGCTGCATGGCCCTGGGGGGACACAGGCTCAGTGACGGGGGCTGCATGGCCCTGGGGGGACATGGCCTCAGTGGTGAGGGCTGCATGGCCCTGGGGGGGACACATGGCTCTGGTGACAGGGGCTGCATGGCCCTGGGGGTGGAAATGGCCTCGGTGACGGGGGCTGCATGGCCCCAGGGGGACACAGGCTCAGTGATGGGGGCTGCATGGCCCTGGGGGGACACAGGCTCAGTGATGGGGGCTGCATGGCCCTGGGGGACACGGACAGATGCCTCTGGTGACAGGGGCTGCATGgccctgggggggacacaggctCAGTGACGGGGGCTGCATGGCCCTGGGGGGACATGGCCTCAGTGACGGGGCTGCATGACCCCAAGGGGGACACAGGCTCAGTGACGGGGCTGCATGGCCCCAAGGGGGACACGGCCCTGATGACGGGGCTGCATGGCCCGGGGGGACACGGACAGAGCCTCGGTGTCGGGGGCTGCATGGCCCTGGTTGGGGGGGGCACACATGGCCTTAGTGACAGGGACTGCATGGCCCGGGGGGGGACATGGCCCCTTGCAGCCTCCTCTTGTCCCTGCAGAGAGTTGCCCCGGGGGGGCCGAAGGCGtcacccccgcagccccccccagccatTACGACTCCCCCAAGAACAGCCACATCCCCAGCCACTACGACGTGCCGCCCGCCCGCCACTACCCGCCGTCCCCACCGCTGCGCAGGAAGGACCGCTGAGGGACCGCGGGGACGAGGGACCccccgggaggggaggggaccgAGGGGCCCTGCGGGGGACGGGGCACCCGGGGACTGTCCCTGTCCCCGAGCCCGGGGGGGGCACAGGCGGTGAATAAAGGGGTTGTCGGTGCGGTGTgagccagggctgcctgcgGCCGCGTCCCCGGGAGGGGGGGGTCTGCGCcggaggggggccgggggggtggcAGTGGTGGTCCCAGTAAGGACCCAGTAACGGCTCGGGTGTGACCCAGCGATGGGCCCAGCAAAGGCTCAGTGATGGGACAAGAAATGGACCGGTAACGGCCCAGTGGTGGCCTCAGTAAGGACCCGGTGATGGGCCCAGGGAAGGCCCAGCGCTGGTCCCAGTAAGGGCCCAGTTAcagcccagtgctcccagtgtcgCTGCCCGCTGCCGGCCTCTCCAGCCGCGGGTGGCCGTGGTGGAGGCCCCGCCCCTTTCCACACAGCCCCCGCCCCTTTCCACACCGCCCCGCCCCTTTCCACGCCCGCCCCGCCTCTTCCTTGCCACCCCGCCCGCTCCGGGCTGACTCCGCCCTTTCCGTGCCAGCCCCGCCCACCTAGCGCGGGCCCCGCCCCTTCCAGGCCGGCACCGCCCCCGCGCAGGCGCCGCAGCGCCCCGAAGCCCCGCCCCTCGCAGCGCGGCCGAGGCGTTgcccccgcggccgggcccaGGCCGAGGAGCGAGGTCGCAGCCGCCCTGGGCCCCCGCACCCCCATAggccccccccccggcctggggcccacccagggaccccccataGGGACCCCTATGAGTCCCCTTCcggccctgggaccccccgtACCCCCATGAGGCATCCTCCAGCCCGGGGACCCCCTCACCCGCATAGGGCCCCCAGGCCTGGGACACCCCCCCGGGAGGTCTCCATTGGgaccccccagggccccccagccctgggagcccCATCACCCACATGAGGACCCCCGtagggcccccccagccctgggaggcCCCAGAAAGACCCCCATAGGGACCCACATGGCACCCACCCAACCCTGGGACCCCCTCACCCCAGGGAGATGACCATAGAGCCCCCATGGGGCCCCTGACCACTGGGACACCCCTTTCCCCTTGCTGTGGGAACCCCACAGCAGAGAGACCCCTCATAGGGCCCCTTGTCCCTGGGACCCCCCTCACCCACATAGGGATCCCCATTGGGCCCCCAGTCCTGGGACCCCCATAaagccctgggacccccctcACCCGCAGGGAGACCTCGATAGGGACCCCCAAGGGACCCACCCAACCCTGGGTGTCCCCTCACCCCCTAAAGAGACCCCTGCAGAGACCCCCATAGGGCCCCTtgtccctgggacccccccccccatagggaccccataggacccccagccctgggaccccccctcACCCACACAGGGACCCCACTGGGACCCCCTGGCCCAGGGATGCAGGGGGTCTGGGTGTCAGGCAGGGCCAGTGGGTGCCGGGGGTCGCTGagcccccccggtgccccccccccagctgcaggccatgaggcggcggggggagcgggtGCCCAGGGAGAAGGcggtggtggaggaggagatgaAGAGTGCGGGGAGGAAGGCTGAGCAGGCCGCAGGTGAGCCCCcggccctggggcaggggtggggggggctgcgggggtccCTCTCAtgtcccccccctcccgcctgccctgcccgcagaGCAGTACCAGTGCACCGGCCTCCTGGAGCAGGACTTTCCCGAGCTCTGTGCCCGGGCTGGCATCGCCGGCGTCCCCAAAGTCACCCTGCGGCCGGCCCCGAGCTTCCCTGCGGAtggtgagcggggccgggggacaTCGGGGTgcaaggggatggggggggggagggggaagagccCCCCCGTGTGTCTGTGGGGTCCCTCCTGGGGGAGcgcagggctgctggcagcaccccccgccccaccctCGTCCCTGTCCCGCAGAGGAGCCGGCCGAGCCCACGCTGACGGAGGTCCTCGCCCGCATCGAGCGCAAGTACAGCTACTTCCAGCCCTGCATCCAGGTGGAGAGGGAGCGCGAGGATCCCCCGAGCGTCCGCGCCGTCTTCCTGCGAGGTGGGTcccccccagggtcccccctGGCACCCAGGGACGAGGAGCCTCTGGAAATCAGCCTGTGGGATCCCCCCCCGAGCCGTGTCTGCGCCTTACGGGCACTCTCAGGAGGGGAACGGCCACTTTTGGGGGGCTCTTCCCCCCTATCCCGTCACGCGGCCTTGACCTCCCCGTCTCCGGCAGGCTGGAAGGTCGAGGAGGACGTGCTGGGGGTCCTGAGCCAGTGCCTGCCCGCCCTGGCCGgcctgcaggcagtgcagtgagtgcgggcagggagggggggcacaggcagccccCCGAGATGCCGGTTgcgtcccctccccagcagcggGTCCCGATGTCGCTTTGTCCTCCCGCAGCTTCTGGAAGGTCGGGCTGACGGAGCGGCTGCTCCCGGCGCTGGCGGCGCTGCTGGCACGCTGCCCCTGCCTCCGGTACGCGGCCGGTTGAGGGGCGCTCCCTCGTTATCGCTAATTGAGGAACCGGGGGTGCCAGGGGAGGATCGTTAATGCCGCCCGGGGTGGGGGGTTTCCTCCGCAGGACGCTCAGCCTGGAGGGGAACCCCTTGCCCGAGCCCGCCTTCCACACGCTGATGGGGAGCGAGAGCGCGTGAGTCGGAGCCGGATCGAGCCGCGCTcgtccctctgccctgctctgccgggaCCCCCGACGTGTCCCCAGccgcgggcagcccctgcctgctgcgAGACCCCCTCGGTGCAGGCAGCAAAGCCCAGGCCTCCGCCGCCCGTCCCGCAGGCTGGCCCACCTCTCGCTGCGCAACAACAGCATCGGGGACGCGGACGCCCGGCTCATCGGGCAGAGCTTGAGCTCCTCCAACCGCAGCCTGGTCTCGCTCGTCCTCAGCTTCAACCGCATCTCGGACCTGGGAGCCGGCTACATCGCCCAGGTGGGCAGCGGGAGGGCTGcctgctgcgggcaggggaGGGCGCGGGGGGCAGCCGGGTGCCCAGCACCCCGCAACCCAGCACCCATCCCGTCCCTCGGTCCTGGTCCTCCAGGGCTTGCGCTTGAACCGCTCCCTGCTCTCCCTATCCCTGGCGAACAACGACATCGGCGACGCGGGGGCAGTCAGGCTCGCCGAGGTGGGTGCCCCTCACCTCCTCGGGAGTGGGGTGTGCGGCTGGGGACGGACCCTGCCCcgagcccggccccgctgcccgccagGTCCTGGGGCCGTTCGCGCTGATGCACGCCGAGGTGGTGGAGCGGAGGCGGCTGCTCTTGGCGGAGGCGCTGGGACAGTCCCGCACGGTGaggccccccccgccccccttccCATTTTGCGGTGGGC carries:
- the PEAR1 gene encoding LOW QUALITY PROTEIN: platelet endothelial aggregation receptor 1 (The sequence of the model RefSeq protein was modified relative to this genomic sequence to represent the inferred CDS: inserted 2 bases in 1 codon); the protein is MVLRAAALAMHACLLAALRPSDPNVCSYWESFTAAVKESYTKPHVVSSAEPCAGALGSPLPCLQQRIVYRTEYRQAVRTDYRRRYQCCLGYYESRDTCVPRCTQECVHGRCVAPDLCQCEPGWRGADCSSECDEQSWGPGCAHRCDCHHGAPCDPLSGACSCPPGFADPLCRQPCPPGTYGQGCHLPCPCHHRAPCNASTGACLCPPGLAGPLCEVPCPEGTPCDSPCPCQNGGICHPPATSTCVCPHGWMGEICSVPCPPGRFGPGCQGGCRCHNGGHCDPRGMGQCQCAPGFTGEQCRERCPVGRYGQGCQESCDCANGGQCFHVDGGCLCEAGFQGSRCEERRCLPGLYGLRCQSRCLCHPQHSQSCHPLLGDCVCRPGWAGLFCNESCXPGSFGAACLQPCLCLHGGACDGTTGLCRCPPGYTDEHCSSLCPPDTFGVNCSGRCSCQHALACSPLDGSCLCKEGWHGPNCSTPCPAGAWGPGCNRSCECAHGAACDPQSGTCRCSPGWQGPRCLQPCPNGTFGVGCGQRCDCAHADGCDPVTGECRCLPGWTGPQCKQGCPHGFWGRGCRTPCSCRNGAACSPLDGSCSCTPGYRGPNCQRPCPPGRYGKRCSLSCSCANGSSCHPANGSCLCAPGWRGPRCSQPCAPGSWGDACAEPCLCRHGGTCHPAEGTCRCPAGWTGPRCGEACPPGTFGLQCDQLCRCPHNATCHPASGACPCAPGRIGPHCEAGTPEQPYTVLPAPPAAYSSLGLVLSMVALVALLVAVVAVALCYHHRQKGKESRHLAVAYTAGQTDTSDYVVPDVPPSHHAHYYSNPSYHTLSQCVPPATGPSAQDRASSLKVPGTQLFPGTERPYGPDGNATLPPDWKHLGAPALSPRGKGGLDRSYSCSLGTYHGKDPPPEGLGASASSLASESPYATIKELPPPAAKAPEGSYVEMKSPVGREMSYAEIGLLEEPPQEESCPGGAEGVTPAAPPSHYDSPKNSHIPSHYDVPPARHYPPSPPLRRKDR